Genomic segment of Streptomyces longhuiensis:
GCGCCCCCGGCCCCGGCGAGGTCCGGGTCCGGCACGAGGCCGTCGGCCTCAACTTCGCCGACACCTACTTCCGCACCGGCCTGTACCCGGCGCCGCTGCCCGCGGGAATCGGCGTCGAGGCCGCCGGTGTCGTCGAGGCCGTCGGCCAAGGCGTCACCCACGTCGCCGAGGGTGACCGTGTCACGTACACCGGCAGCCCGCTCGGCGCGTACAGCTCCGAGCGGGTCATGCCCGCCGACTCCCTGATCCGGCTCCCCGACGGCATCGACTTCGAGACCGCGGCCGCCATGACCATGCGCGGCCTCACCGCCTCGTACCTGCTGCGCCGCATCCACCCGTTGAAGCCCGGCGACACGATCCTGCTGCACGCCGCCGCCGGTGGCGTGGGACTGATCGTCTCCCAGTGGGCCAAGCTGCTCGGCCTCACCGTCATCGGCACCGTCTCCACCGAGGAGAAGGCCGCACTCGCCCGTGCCCACGGCTGCGACCACACCATCCTGTACCGGCAGGAGAACGTCGCGGAGCGCGTGCGGCAGCTGACCGACGGGGTCGGTGTCCCGCTCGTCCTCGACAGCGTCGGCAAGGACACCGTCGCCGGGTCCATGGCCTCGCTGCGCCGCCGCGGCCTGCTGGTCTGCTTCGGCACCTCGTCCGGAGTGCCGCCGCTGGACGCGATGAAACTCGTCCAGCACGGATCGCTCTTCGTGACCCGTCCGGCGCTCGCCGACTACATCGCCGACCCCGCCGAGCGGGACGACCTCGCCGGGGAACTGTTCGGCCACGTTGCCGCCGGCCGCATCGGGATCCGCGTCGACCAACGCTTCGCCCTCGAGGACGCCGTGACCGCGCACCGCACGCTCGAAGCGGGCCGCACGACGGGC
This window contains:
- a CDS encoding quinone oxidoreductase family protein yields the protein MAYAIRFHETGGPEVLRREQVTVGAPGPGEVRVRHEAVGLNFADTYFRTGLYPAPLPAGIGVEAAGVVEAVGQGVTHVAEGDRVTYTGSPLGAYSSERVMPADSLIRLPDGIDFETAAAMTMRGLTASYLLRRIHPLKPGDTILLHAAAGGVGLIVSQWAKLLGLTVIGTVSTEEKAALARAHGCDHTILYRQENVAERVRQLTDGVGVPLVLDSVGKDTVAGSMASLRRRGLLVCFGTSSGVPPLDAMKLVQHGSLFVTRPALADYIADPAERDDLAGELFGHVAAGRIGIRVDQRFALEDAVTAHRTLEAGRTTGSSVLIP